One Bos indicus isolate NIAB-ARS_2022 breed Sahiwal x Tharparkar chromosome 10, NIAB-ARS_B.indTharparkar_mat_pri_1.0, whole genome shotgun sequence DNA window includes the following coding sequences:
- the ADCY4 gene encoding adenylate cyclase type 4 isoform X3: MAGLRVETDLAELVHSASAMPANARRGLWPPGKGVRQGTRVMGTDVDNRTFTENLAANAVLFLCGNAAGAYHKALMERALRATFREALSSLHSRRRLDTEKKHQEHLLLSILPAYLAREMKEEIMARLQAGQGSRPESTNNFHSLYVKRHQGVSVLYADIVGFTRLASECSPKELVLMLNELFGKFDQIAKEHECMRIKILGDCYYCVSGLPLSLPDHAINCVRMGLDMCRAIRKLRAATGVDINMRVGVHSGSVLCGVIGLQKWQYDVWSHDVTLANHMEASGVPGRVHITGATLALLAGAYAVEDAAMEHRDPYLRELGEPTYLVIDPWAAEEDEKGTAGGLLSSLEGSKMRPSLLMTRYLESWGAAKPFAHLSHVESPVSTSTPLPEKALSSFSPQWSLDRSRTMRGPDEELDTGDAKFFQVIEQLNSQKQWKQSKDFNPLTLYFREKEMEKEYRLSALPAFKYYAACTFLVFLSNFIIQMLVTNRPPALTITYGITFLLFFLLLFVCFSEHLMKCVLKGPKMLHWLPTLSVLVATRPGLRVALGTATILLVFVMAITSLVFLPATSACPFQAPNMSSMASNLSWELPGSLPLISIPYSMHCCVLGFLSCSLFLHMSFELKLLLLLLWLTASCSIFLHSHAWLSDCLIARLYLGTLDSRPGVLKEPKLMGAVSFFIFFFTLLVLARQNEYYCRLDFLWKKKLRQEQEETETMENLTRLLLENVLPAHVAPQFIGQNRRNEDLYHQSYECVCVLFASVPDFKEFYSESSINHEGLECLRLLNEIIADFDELLSKPKFSGVEKIKTICSTYMAATGLNATSGQDAQQDAEQSCGHLGTMVEFAVALGSKLDVINKHSFNNFRLRVGLNHGPVVAGVIGAQKPQYDIWGNTVNVASRMESTGVLGKIQVTEETAWALQSLGYTCYSRGIIKVKGKGQLCTYFLNTDLTRTGPPSATLG; the protein is encoded by the exons ATGGCAGGGCTCAGGGTTGAAACAGACTTGGCGGAGCTGGTCCACAGTGCCAGCGCGATGCCTGCAAACGCCAGAAGAGGGCTCTGGCCCCCAGGGAAGGGAGTTCGCCAGGGGACCAGGGTGATGGGGACAGATGTGGATAACAGAACCTTCACAGAGAAT CTGGCTGCAAACGCGGTGCTGTTCCTGTGCGGGAACGCGGCCGGAGCCTATCACAAGGCGCTGATGGAGCGCGCGCTGCGCGCCACGTTCCGGGAGGCGCTTAGTTCCCTGCACTCGCGGCGGAGACTGGACACCGAGAAGAAGCATCAG GAACACCTTCTCTTGTCCATCCTTCCTGCCTACCTGGCCCGAGAGATGAAGGAGGAGATCATGGCACGGCTGCAGGCTGGACAGGGGTCACGGCCAGAGAGCACCAACAACTTTCACAGCCTCTATGTCAAGAGGCACCAGGGAGTCAG CGTGCTGTATGCTGACATCGTGGGCTTCACGAGACTGGCCAGTGAGTGCTCCCCTAAGGAGTTGGTGCTTATGCTCAACGAGCTCTTTGGCAAGTTCGACCAAATCGCCAAG GAGCACGAATGCATGCGGATCAAGATCCTAGGAGACTGTTACTACTGTGTCTCCGGCCTGCCGCTCTCACTGCCTGACCACGCCATCAACTGTGTGCGCATGGGGCTGGACATGTGCCGGGCCATCAG GAAACTTCGGGCAGCCACAGGCGTGGATATCAACATGCGTGTGGGCGTGCACTCAGGCAGCGTGCTCTGCGGGGTCATCGGGCTACAGAAATGGCAGTATGATGTCTGGTCCCATGACGTCACTCTGGCCAACCACATGGAGGCGAGTGGAGTGCCAGG ACGAGTACATATCACAGGGGCTACGCTGGCCCTGCTGGCCGGGGCTTATGCTGTGGAGGATGCAGCCATGGAACACCGGGACCCATACCTTCGGGAGCTAGGGGAGCCGACCTACCTGGTCATCGACCCCTGG GCTGCAGAGGAGGACGAGAAGGGTACTGCAGGAGGGTTGCTGTCCTCTCTTGAGGGCTCCAAGATGCGTCCATCACTGCTGATGACCCGCTACCTGGAGTCCTGGGGTGCAGCCAAGCCTTTCGCCCACCTGAGCCACGTAGAGAGCCCTGTGTCCACATCTACCCCTCTCCCG GAGAAGGCCCTGTCTTCCTTCAGCCCCCAGTGGAGCCTGGACCG GAGCCGTACCATGAGGGGACCTGATGAGGAATTAGACACTGGGGATGCCAAGTTCTTCCAGGTCATCGAACAGCTCAATTCTCAGAA acaatggaaacagtcaaagGACTTCAATCCACTGACACTGTACTTCAGagagaaggagatggagaaagag TATCGGCTCTCTGCACTCCCCGCCTTCAAATACTATGCAGCCTGCACCTTCCTGGTTTTTCTCTCCAACTTCATTATCCAGATGCTGGTGACAAACAG GCCTCCAGCTCTGACCATCACCTATGGCAtcaccttcctcctcttcttcctcctcctcttcgtcTGCTTCTCAGAGCACCTGATG AAGTGTGTCTTGAAAGGCCCCAAGATGCTGCACTGGCTACCCACCCTGTCTGTCCTGGTGGCCACACGGCCAGGACTGCGAGTGGCTCTGGGCACCGCTACCATCCTGCTCGTCTTCGTCATGGCCATTACCAGTCTG GTCTTCTTACCAGCAACATCAGCCTGCCCTTTTCAGGCTCCCAATATGTCCTCCATGGCTTCCAACCTCTCCTGGGAGCTCCCTGGGTCCCTGCCTCTCATCAGCATCCCA TACTCCATGCACTGCTGCGTGTTGGGCTTCCTCTCCTGCTCCCTCTTCCTGCACATGAGCTTTGagctgaagctgctgctgctcctgctgtggCTGACGGCCTCCTGCTCCATCTTCCTGCACTCCCACGCCTGGTTGTCCGACTGCCTCATCGCCCGCCTCTACCTGGGCACCTTGGACTCCAG GCCAGGGGTGCTGAAGGAGCCCAAACTGATGGGAGCAGTCtccttcttcatcttcttcttcaCCCTCCTAGTCCTGGCTCGGCAG AACGAATATTACTGCCGCCTGGACTTTCTGTGGAAGAAGAAGCTGAGGCAAgagcaggaggagacagagacaaTGGAGAACCTGACTCGGCTGCTCTTGGAGAACGTGCTCCCTGCGCACGTGGCCCCCCAGTTCATTGGTCAGAATCGGCGCAATGAG GACCTCTACCACCAGtcctatgagtgtgtgtgtgtcctcttcGCCTCGGTCCCAGACTTCAAGGAGTTCTACTCTGAATCCAGCATCAACCATGAGGGGCTAGAGTGTCTGCGGCTGCTCAATGAGATAATCGCTGATTTTGATGAG CTGCTCTCCAAGCCCAAGTTCAGTGGGGTGGAGAAGATCAAAACTATCTGCAGCACCTACATGGCAGCTACCGGCTTGAACGCCACCTCTGGACAGGATGCACAGCAG GATGCTGAGCAAAGCTGCGGCCACCTTGGCACCATGGTAGAGTTTGCTGTGGCCCTTGGGTCTAAGCTGGATGTCATCAACAAGCACTCATTCAACAACTTTCGCTTGCGTGTAG GGTTAAACCACGGACCTGTAGTGGCTGGAGTGATTGGGGCCCAGAAACCACAATATGACATCTGGGGCAACACGGTGAATGTGGCCAGCCGCATGGAGAGCACAGGTGTCCTGGGCAAGATTCAG GTAACAGAAGAGACAGCCTGGGCCCTCCAGTCCTTAGGCTACACCTGCTACAGCCGGGGCATCATCAAGGTCAAAGGCAAAGGGCAGCTCTGCACCTACTTCTTGAACACAGATTTGACACGAACTGGACCTCCCTCAGCCACCCTAGGCTGA